A single region of the Candidatus Binatia bacterium genome encodes:
- the guaA gene encoding glutamine-hydrolyzing GMP synthase, translating into MILILDFGSQYTQLIARRVREAKVYCEIHPFNLSLEKIRALKPKGIILSGGPASVYQHDAPKVEAPLFALDVPFLGICYGMGMINLAAGGEVARAERREYGPADLVIDDDSDLFYGFSSSGPARVWMSHGDKMSAAPKGWRILAHSQNSPIAAFADPERRRFGVQFHPEVVHTPRGQEVLKNFLFRVCGAEPDWTMGHFIGTSVQKIRERVGDGRVVCALSGGVDSSVVATLVHRAIGDRLACIFVNNGLLRRGEAAHVARLFAERFGRGFHHVNATEKFLSGLKGVEDPEQKRKIIGRLFIEVFEEEAKKLGAVRFLAQGTLYPDVIESVSVGGPSATIKSHHNVGGLPPNMEFKLIEPLRELFKDEVRRLGEELGLPRELIQRQPFPGPGLAIRVLGEVTAERLEILRAADVIVLEEIKRAGLYEEVWQSFAILLPIRTVGVVGDERSYEHVVALRVVESDDGMTADWVPLQPDLLTKISNRITNEVRGVNRVVYDISSKPPATIEWE; encoded by the coding sequence ATGATCCTCATTCTCGATTTCGGGTCGCAGTACACGCAGTTGATCGCGCGGCGGGTGCGCGAGGCCAAAGTTTACTGCGAGATCCATCCGTTCAATCTATCGTTGGAAAAAATCCGCGCGCTCAAACCGAAGGGTATTATTCTCTCCGGCGGGCCGGCGAGCGTCTATCAGCACGACGCGCCCAAAGTCGAGGCGCCGCTCTTCGCTCTCGACGTTCCTTTTTTGGGCATCTGCTACGGCATGGGCATGATCAATCTGGCCGCCGGCGGCGAAGTCGCGCGGGCGGAGCGGCGCGAATACGGTCCGGCGGACCTCGTGATCGACGATGACTCCGATCTGTTTTACGGTTTTTCGTCGAGCGGTCCGGCGCGCGTCTGGATGAGCCACGGCGACAAGATGAGCGCGGCGCCGAAAGGCTGGCGCATCCTGGCGCACAGCCAGAATTCCCCCATCGCCGCCTTCGCCGACCCCGAGCGGCGCCGTTTCGGCGTGCAGTTCCATCCGGAGGTGGTGCACACGCCGCGCGGGCAGGAGGTGCTTAAAAATTTTCTCTTTCGCGTCTGCGGCGCCGAGCCGGACTGGACCATGGGACATTTCATCGGGACTTCGGTCCAGAAAATCCGCGAACGGGTGGGGGATGGGCGCGTCGTCTGCGCGCTCAGCGGCGGCGTGGACTCCAGCGTCGTCGCGACGCTCGTCCACCGGGCGATCGGCGACCGCCTGGCCTGCATTTTCGTCAACAATGGTTTGCTCCGGCGCGGCGAGGCCGCGCACGTCGCGCGCCTGTTTGCCGAGCGGTTTGGCCGCGGCTTTCACCACGTAAACGCCACGGAGAAATTTCTCTCCGGCTTAAAGGGCGTCGAAGATCCCGAGCAGAAACGTAAGATCATCGGCCGGCTTTTCATCGAAGTCTTCGAAGAGGAAGCCAAAAAGCTCGGCGCGGTAAGATTTCTCGCGCAAGGAACGCTTTACCCCGACGTGATCGAGTCGGTCTCGGTCGGCGGCCCGTCGGCGACGATCAAGAGCCATCACAACGTCGGCGGCCTCCCTCCCAACATGGAGTTCAAGCTGATCGAGCCGCTGCGCGAGCTGTTTAAAGACGAAGTGCGACGTCTGGGCGAGGAGCTGGGTCTGCCGCGCGAGCTGATCCAGCGCCAGCCTTTTCCCGGACCGGGGCTCGCGATCCGCGTTCTTGGCGAGGTTACGGCAGAGCGGCTCGAAATCCTCCGCGCCGCCGACGTGATCGTCCTCGAAGAGATCAAGCGGGCCGGACTTTACGAGGAAGTGTGGCAGTCGTTCGCGATTCTGCTGCCGATTCGGACCGTCGGCGTGGTTGGCGACGAGCGCAGCTACGAACACGTCGTCGCGCTCCGCGTCGTCGAGAGCGACGACGGCATGACGGCCGATTGGGTGCCGCTTCAGCCGGATCTGCTGACAAAAATCTCCAACCGCATCACCAACGAAGTGCGCGGCGTCAACCGCGTCGTCTACGACATCTCCTCGAAACCCCCCGCGACGATCGAGTGGGAGTGA